A stretch of the Sulfurospirillum sp. UCH001 genome encodes the following:
- a CDS encoding hybrid sensor histidine kinase/response regulator produces MENVVNQLITWSKDLKVLYVEDDPALREEISLFLNDIFKQVDVASNGEEGLLKLAQNRYHLVITDIRMPIIDGVEMIEKIKELYPQQPILVTSAHNESEYLVKLINLGVNNFITKPLQSDQILNVLHSIVEKIHKEQLLDQYKQDLEIANEKLKKFAHMQSKSLDMKTSLLRAYKEALDKATIVSITNKDGIITDVNENFCKSTGYSRDEIVGQSYKVITHPSTNPALYDEIWKALLARKTWQGLIISQTRTLEPLYHYKTIVPIFDSQGNIMEYISIIQDITEIYKKQEEKSKENINLAINIKEDELLKNIPFCSALLSDDLTFLNYNKLFEELVNNHTDERLLTKLTQQSLHLKELVDFEEMDFFTSIEDIKNNWPYDGDITFKGIVKSIGHMLEVLVKISQYAPNRYMICIVKQEDFELCCQVQER; encoded by the coding sequence ATGGAAAATGTGGTAAACCAACTTATCACTTGGAGTAAAGATCTAAAGGTTTTATACGTTGAAGATGACCCTGCACTGCGTGAAGAGATTAGCCTTTTTCTCAATGATATTTTTAAACAAGTTGATGTAGCAAGCAATGGAGAAGAAGGACTTTTAAAACTAGCACAAAACCGTTATCATCTCGTTATTACAGACATTCGTATGCCGATTATAGATGGAGTAGAGATGATTGAAAAGATTAAAGAACTCTATCCGCAACAACCTATTCTTGTCACTTCCGCACACAATGAGAGCGAATACTTAGTAAAACTCATTAACCTTGGGGTCAATAACTTTATCACAAAACCACTGCAAAGTGACCAAATCTTAAATGTTCTACATTCTATTGTTGAAAAAATACATAAAGAACAACTCCTCGATCAATACAAGCAAGATTTAGAAATTGCCAACGAAAAACTGAAAAAATTTGCGCATATGCAGTCTAAATCACTCGATATGAAAACATCTCTTCTTAGAGCTTATAAAGAAGCATTAGATAAAGCAACCATTGTTTCTATAACCAATAAAGATGGCATTATTACCGATGTTAATGAAAATTTTTGCAAATCAACAGGCTATAGTAGAGATGAAATTGTTGGACAGAGTTATAAGGTCATTACGCACCCTTCGACAAATCCCGCCCTCTATGATGAAATTTGGAAGGCTCTATTAGCTAGAAAAACATGGCAAGGGCTGATTATCAGCCAGACACGTACTCTTGAGCCCTTATATCACTATAAAACTATTGTTCCAATTTTTGATAGCCAAGGCAATATCATGGAGTACATTAGTATTATCCAAGATATTACCGAGATCTACAAAAAACAAGAAGAGAAATCAAAAGAAAATATCAATCTTGCGATAAACATCAAAGAAGATGAACTCTTAAAAAACATTCCTTTTTGTTCTGCTCTTTTGAGTGATGATTTGACCTTTTTAAACTACAACAAACTCTTTGAAGAGCTTGTAAACAACCATACCGATGAGCGTTTACTCACAAAACTGACACAACAGTCACTTCATTTAAAAGAGTTGGTTGATTTTGAAGAGATGGATTTTTTCACAAGCATTGAAGATATAAAAAACAACTGGCCTTATGATGGAGACATTACCTTTAAAGGAATTGTAAAATCCATAGGGCATATGCTTGAAGTTTTGGTTAAAATTAGTCAATATGCGCCAAATCGTTATATGATCTGTATCGTCAAACAAGAGGACTTCGAATTATGCTGCCAAGTTCAAGAGAGATAG
- a CDS encoding response regulator transcription factor has translation MSESLSLLLVEDDLSLNEELGIFLSDFFDKIDSVDSAEEAYEKYLTSTYDLVITDIQLPHQNGLSLVEKIRKKNPSQMVIVISAYKEVDYFLKSIDLGIYSFLTKPFDSQLLINTMIKVTNQLHHKHTPLESSMVSLHDGVSFDLKAKSLFVNGVLKELTEKEECLLFLLVKNANTFVRNEQLSQAIWQSDEINNSTLRALVKRVRDKLGYDECIINLKNRGYKLTAHPS, from the coding sequence GTGAGTGAATCATTGTCTTTACTCCTTGTAGAAGATGATCTCTCTTTAAATGAAGAGTTGGGAATCTTCCTGTCTGATTTTTTTGATAAGATTGATTCTGTTGATTCAGCAGAAGAAGCTTATGAAAAATACCTCACTTCTACGTATGATTTGGTAATTACTGATATTCAGCTCCCGCATCAAAATGGTCTGAGTTTAGTCGAAAAAATTAGGAAAAAAAATCCCTCTCAAATGGTGATTGTTATCTCTGCGTATAAAGAAGTTGATTATTTTCTCAAAAGCATTGATTTAGGAATTTACAGTTTTTTAACAAAGCCTTTTGACTCTCAACTCTTAATCAACACGATGATAAAAGTGACAAATCAACTGCATCATAAACATACGCCTTTAGAGTCTAGTATGGTGTCGTTGCATGATGGGGTGAGTTTTGATTTGAAAGCAAAAAGTCTTTTTGTCAATGGTGTTCTTAAAGAACTTACGGAAAAAGAGGAGTGTTTACTCTTCCTTTTAGTGAAAAATGCAAATACTTTTGTACGTAATGAACAACTCTCACAAGCGATTTGGCAGAGTGATGAGATCAATAACTCTACACTTCGAGCACTCGTGAAGCGTGTTCGGGATAAGCTTGGCTATGATGAGTGTATTATTAACTTAAAAAATAGAGGTTACAAGCTTACCGCACATCCTTCATAG
- a CDS encoding EAL domain-containing protein — MSKIHQMVQNLPSKFAENTTVQISLTDLLSLTSNLHVLYVEDDVVLRENTVALLRDLFHQIDEASDGVEALKCYKEHPNGYDIVITDLNMPHMNGMDLIRNIQSINPKQPIIVVSAHNETEFFLESIRNNVNGYILKPIDFDQLLETLFKVASLVKERFTKASIHAKLQQKLDEQSKQLAENSQLVHEFLTIDKITKLKNATMLYHFLDNFDEEHSLTIMLYNIDNFSFINQTYGSGFADQALFKVGEYLQYNLSKEVHLYRYNSDEFVIIFDPQIINPEFVAIQIQAFFHETPIGEYENQPVYITLSCGIATANSPAALLPNARIALREARMRGVPNQYNIYNTQDIFLKRSKIETTWIQKFRIALEEDRVVPYFQPIIDNQTEEIVKYECLARVEDDGEIISPAHFLEAARRSGLMSNLTRIMINKAFKIFSGQNVAFSINITNEDLLNKAFIDFLEAKQQLYTIDPKLVTFEILEDIIISDINREPLRNLQILKSMGYSLALDDFGSDRSNFNRLEALGVDFIKIDGQFIKGIHENPRNQDIVESIASMAQKIGIKVVAEFISTKEEFEMVRKLGVHYSQGFFFNAPLELPMKDVR; from the coding sequence ATGTCGAAAATACACCAAATGGTGCAAAATTTACCATCAAAATTCGCGGAGAACACAACAGTGCAAATTAGCCTTACCGATCTTTTAAGCCTTACTTCTAATTTACATGTTTTATACGTCGAAGATGATGTGGTATTACGTGAAAACACTGTTGCACTCCTGCGTGATCTTTTTCATCAAATTGATGAAGCAAGCGATGGTGTTGAAGCACTTAAATGCTATAAAGAACATCCTAATGGTTATGATATTGTCATTACCGATCTTAACATGCCTCATATGAATGGTATGGATCTCATTAGAAATATTCAATCTATTAATCCAAAACAACCTATCATCGTTGTTTCAGCGCACAATGAAACAGAATTTTTTCTAGAGAGTATTCGCAATAATGTCAATGGCTATATCTTAAAACCAATCGATTTTGACCAGCTTTTAGAAACACTTTTTAAAGTCGCTTCATTGGTAAAAGAGCGCTTTACAAAAGCATCTATTCATGCAAAATTGCAACAAAAACTCGATGAGCAGAGTAAACAACTTGCAGAAAATTCTCAACTTGTACACGAGTTTTTAACCATTGATAAAATCACAAAACTCAAAAACGCAACCATGCTTTATCACTTTTTAGATAATTTTGATGAAGAACATTCATTAACCATTATGCTTTACAATATCGATAATTTCAGTTTCATCAATCAAACCTATGGCTCAGGATTTGCAGATCAAGCCCTTTTTAAAGTAGGTGAATACTTACAATACAATCTTTCAAAAGAGGTACATCTCTATCGTTACAATTCAGATGAATTTGTTATTATTTTCGATCCGCAAATCATTAATCCTGAGTTCGTTGCGATACAAATTCAAGCCTTTTTTCACGAAACCCCTATTGGCGAGTACGAGAATCAGCCTGTGTATATTACTCTTTCATGCGGTATAGCCACAGCCAACTCACCTGCAGCACTTCTTCCAAATGCACGTATTGCACTCAGGGAAGCAAGAATGCGAGGCGTACCAAACCAATATAACATTTACAATACGCAAGATATTTTTCTCAAACGTTCTAAAATTGAAACAACATGGATACAAAAGTTTCGTATCGCGTTAGAAGAAGATCGTGTTGTGCCCTATTTTCAGCCTATTATCGATAATCAAACCGAAGAAATTGTCAAATACGAATGTCTGGCTCGCGTGGAAGATGATGGCGAAATCATCTCTCCAGCTCATTTTCTAGAGGCAGCAAGGCGCAGTGGTCTTATGAGTAATCTTACACGTATTATGATCAATAAAGCATTTAAAATTTTCTCTGGACAGAATGTAGCATTTTCGATCAATATCACCAATGAAGACCTTCTGAATAAGGCTTTTATAGACTTTTTAGAAGCAAAACAACAGCTTTACACAATTGATCCAAAGCTCGTTACGTTTGAAATCTTAGAAGATATTATCATCAGTGATATCAATCGTGAACCTCTTAGAAATTTACAGATACTCAAAAGTATGGGTTATTCTCTTGCATTAGATGATTTTGGAAGTGATAGATCAAATTTCAACCGCTTAGAGGCGCTAGGTGTGGATTTTATTAAAATTGATGGTCAGTTTATCAAGGGGATTCACGAAAACCCTCGTAATCAAGACATTGTAGAGTCTATAGCATCTATGGCACAAAAGATTGGTATCAAAGTTGTCGCTGAATTTATTTCAACAAAAGAAGAGTTTGAGATGGTTAGAAAATTGGGAGTACACTACTCTCAAGGCTTTTTCTTTAACGCCCCCTTAGAGCTTCCTATGAAGGATGTGCGGTAA
- a CDS encoding ATP-binding protein — MMQYSLSKLVKKEYLKSIIYPLLLIEAMLLGAYFWSNAYVNTATQNTLIEESKVHIKEISKRSATIINSEFKAISDITLLFQKEHENFFASYNPSLIINKDSSYSVTDTGVITNTKKREDSCTLFFSNVQKQEPHRLEKAIATEKLDAFYNAILNTNENIAQVYFNSYDSMNRLCPFMPDALSQYAHDINIPTFNFYYLADKIHNPQQKVVWTDAYLDPAGLGWMISAIAPVYKGDFLEGVVGIDVTIDQLITNILSIQLPYTSMAMLVDEKGHILGMSKALEPYLGIKELTSHSYKAPIETTISKPQDFNIFTNKNNALATSLGRIIQENNSMTEFHSDHGDLIITQHNIPQTSWKFVLLLDKESLLANSTKLKDKTNVVGFIALGLMVLFYLIFLFALLSRANQFSNQILSPLYELIEATKKFKDKLTTMKMERSHIIEINTLLDNFTAMSQELQELYDSMDRKIKEGVVEKMETQKMMIYQSRLAQMGEMISMIAHQWRQPLGAISAVTASIKLKQSLKKFDLLTEEGRKEQEAFLTTSISKIDNYIQFLTTTIDDFRNFFRPEQQHEQTSLKIIIERALNLIGKSLEVHKITLNFTNSSDNDLITYETQVMQVIINIIKNAQDVILEKKLENGTIWLNAYEENAFFVITIEDNAGGIPESIITKIFDPYFSTKSERNGTGLGLYMSKTIIEEHCHGALYVENTPNGAKFTIKIRGEHNSAN, encoded by the coding sequence ATGATGCAATACTCCCTCTCAAAACTGGTTAAAAAAGAGTATCTAAAATCAATTATTTATCCTTTACTTCTGATTGAAGCAATGCTTTTGGGTGCATATTTTTGGAGTAACGCTTACGTCAACACCGCTACACAAAACACCTTGATTGAAGAAAGTAAAGTACATATTAAAGAGATCAGTAAGCGCTCTGCTACCATCATCAATAGTGAGTTTAAAGCCATCTCAGACATTACTTTACTGTTTCAAAAAGAGCATGAAAACTTTTTTGCTTCTTATAACCCTTCTTTGATTATAAATAAAGATAGTTCGTACAGTGTGACTGACACAGGGGTCATTACAAACACAAAAAAAAGAGAGGACTCTTGTACGCTATTTTTCTCCAATGTTCAAAAACAAGAACCTCATCGGCTTGAAAAAGCTATTGCTACGGAAAAATTGGATGCTTTTTACAATGCCATTTTAAATACCAACGAAAACATTGCACAGGTCTATTTTAACTCGTATGATTCCATGAACAGACTTTGTCCTTTTATGCCAGACGCTCTCAGCCAATACGCGCATGACATCAATATTCCAACATTCAACTTTTACTACCTTGCCGACAAAATTCACAATCCACAACAAAAAGTCGTTTGGACGGATGCCTACTTAGACCCAGCAGGGCTGGGCTGGATGATCAGTGCTATAGCTCCAGTCTATAAAGGAGACTTTCTAGAAGGTGTTGTGGGCATCGATGTCACCATTGATCAACTTATTACCAATATTCTCTCTATACAGCTTCCTTATACCTCAATGGCGATGCTTGTGGATGAAAAAGGCCATATTTTGGGCATGAGTAAGGCATTAGAACCCTATCTTGGGATCAAAGAGTTAACCTCACATAGTTACAAAGCACCTATTGAAACAACCATCAGTAAGCCACAAGACTTTAATATTTTTACCAACAAAAACAATGCACTTGCAACATCATTGGGTAGGATAATACAAGAAAACAATAGTATGACAGAATTTCACAGCGATCATGGTGATTTGATTATCACGCAACATAACATCCCGCAAACGAGCTGGAAGTTTGTTCTTCTGCTCGATAAAGAATCCTTGCTAGCCAATAGCACCAAACTCAAAGATAAAACAAATGTTGTCGGCTTTATAGCACTGGGACTTATGGTACTTTTTTATCTCATTTTTCTTTTTGCACTCCTAAGCCGTGCCAATCAATTTTCAAACCAAATTCTTTCTCCATTGTATGAACTTATTGAAGCGACAAAAAAATTTAAAGATAAACTGACAACAATGAAGATGGAACGTTCACATATTATCGAGATCAATACACTTTTAGATAATTTCACAGCTATGAGCCAAGAGCTTCAAGAACTTTATGACTCTATGGATCGGAAAATTAAAGAGGGTGTCGTTGAAAAAATGGAAACTCAAAAAATGATGATTTACCAATCACGTTTGGCGCAAATGGGTGAAATGATCAGTATGATAGCCCATCAATGGCGCCAGCCTCTTGGTGCGATTTCAGCCGTCACTGCTAGCATAAAACTCAAACAGAGCCTTAAAAAATTTGATTTGCTTACCGAAGAAGGAAGAAAAGAACAAGAAGCATTTTTAACAACATCTATCAGTAAAATAGATAATTACATCCAATTTCTTACGACCACCATTGATGATTTTAGAAACTTTTTTAGACCAGAACAACAACACGAGCAAACTTCGCTTAAAATCATCATAGAAAGAGCACTCAATCTTATTGGAAAAAGCTTAGAAGTACACAAAATTACCTTGAACTTTACCAATAGTTCAGACAATGACCTCATAACCTATGAAACCCAAGTGATGCAAGTCATCATTAATATTATCAAAAATGCACAAGACGTTATTCTCGAAAAAAAGTTAGAAAATGGTACTATATGGCTTAATGCGTATGAAGAAAATGCGTTTTTTGTCATCACTATTGAGGATAATGCCGGTGGCATTCCTGAGTCTATCATTACGAAAATATTCGATCCATATTTTTCTACGAAATCCGAACGTAATGGTACGGGGCTAGGACTTTATATGTCAAAAACGATTATTGAAGAGCACTGTCATGGTGCTTTATATGTCGAAAATACACCAAATGGTGCAAAATTTACCATCAAAATTCGCGGAGAACACAACAGTGCAAATTAG
- a CDS encoding sensor histidine kinase codes for MQQLNEQLLITFECVSAIGTSLQLKEMMEHFLKVFSRKTGALAAIYWEHDKHSKQYRQLCLQGKKAYQEIFIAPHALIKNESIHYDAKSGKSFLYIKLGDDWIVFIFQASKSEIELIKAIIISFQSKLENAVRACKNHLELIEINQTLERRVEEEVKKNREKDQHILQQSRLAQMGEMISMIAHQWRQPLGSISAVSASIKLKTTLNRFDYSTPEGQEESKRFISEAMSKIESYVQFLTHTIDDFRNFFKPNKQKESVTLTQLVNRTLEIIGKALEINGITVKVETHATREIFTYANEVTQVILNILKNSEDVIKEREIHHAHIAITIGKEEKWQTISIEDNAGGIPKHILPHIFEPYFSTKSEKNGTGLGLYMSKTIIEEHCNGEILASNTPTGAKFTIKLKEGSLI; via the coding sequence ATGCAACAACTCAACGAACAACTTTTAATTACATTCGAGTGTGTCAGCGCAATAGGAACATCCCTTCAACTCAAAGAGATGATGGAGCATTTTTTAAAAGTTTTTTCACGAAAAACAGGTGCTCTTGCTGCAATTTATTGGGAGCATGACAAACACTCAAAACAGTATAGACAACTTTGTCTGCAAGGTAAAAAAGCCTATCAAGAAATTTTTATTGCACCGCACGCACTGATAAAAAATGAATCTATACATTATGATGCAAAAAGTGGAAAATCTTTTCTATATATCAAACTAGGTGATGATTGGATTGTGTTTATTTTTCAAGCAAGCAAAAGTGAAATTGAGCTCATAAAAGCTATCATCATCTCTTTCCAATCAAAACTAGAGAATGCTGTGCGTGCCTGTAAAAACCATCTTGAGCTGATCGAAATCAACCAGACGTTGGAACGTCGAGTAGAAGAAGAGGTAAAAAAAAATCGAGAGAAAGATCAACATATTTTACAACAATCTCGTCTTGCGCAAATGGGCGAGATGATCAGTATGATCGCTCATCAATGGCGCCAACCATTAGGCTCTATTTCTGCTGTGTCTGCTTCTATTAAACTTAAAACCACACTCAATCGTTTTGATTACTCAACACCAGAAGGTCAAGAAGAGAGCAAACGCTTTATCAGCGAAGCAATGAGTAAAATTGAATCGTATGTACAATTCCTAACCCACACCATCGATGATTTTCGTAACTTTTTTAAACCCAACAAACAAAAAGAGAGCGTTACTCTCACACAACTGGTAAACCGCACATTAGAAATTATCGGAAAAGCCCTTGAAATCAATGGAATTACTGTGAAAGTCGAAACGCATGCCACCCGTGAGATTTTTACCTACGCCAATGAAGTCACGCAAGTTATACTTAATATTCTTAAAAATTCGGAAGATGTTATCAAAGAACGCGAAATTCATCATGCGCATATCGCTATTACCATTGGGAAAGAAGAAAAATGGCAAACAATTAGCATTGAAGATAATGCGGGAGGCATTCCTAAACATATATTACCACATATATTTGAACCCTATTTTTCAACAAAAAGTGAAAAAAATGGTACAGGATTGGGGCTTTATATGTCTAAAACCATTATCGAAGAGCATTGCAATGGTGAAATTTTAGCTTCCAATACACCAACAGGTGCTAAATTTACCATTAAACTCAAAGAAGGTTCATTGATATGA
- a CDS encoding FIST signal transduction protein: MFERITFVQRIEDLHAKLREGSYLLLIAEDTPFLEIPKYEDVNVCGAIFPRVIFKGKTYASGIIVAKLSSTSSLHIFDMDTPNPLQPKSDINSALVIVDGFSSQIDDFLEEFYSFLPEKTKLIGGGAGKTCLIQEPILFDAHRFYMNAAIIITSTSTIGLGTKHGWKPLVGPFIATTCNGNVLEKINFKNAFNVYKEAIEKDSNIRFDSTPFFKISQRYPLGIVRYNKDFIVREPVTTDGHNIVLVGKLDCNSVLSILKAEKENLLEAAKEAAEISYADKEDENIQSVLMIDCISRYSLLDKSFKEEMRAIRSVYAPKTILWGVISLGEIANDSQENIEFYNSTCVVGTL, encoded by the coding sequence ATGTTTGAACGCATCACCTTTGTTCAGCGCATTGAAGATTTACATGCAAAACTTCGGGAAGGCTCGTATTTACTGCTTATTGCAGAAGATACACCTTTCTTAGAAATACCAAAATATGAAGATGTGAATGTTTGTGGTGCCATTTTTCCAAGAGTGATTTTTAAAGGCAAAACGTATGCAAGTGGCATTATCGTTGCAAAACTGAGTTCAACATCATCTCTACATATCTTTGATATGGATACACCTAATCCACTCCAACCCAAATCAGATATCAATTCTGCTCTAGTAATTGTCGATGGCTTTTCATCTCAAATAGATGATTTTTTAGAAGAGTTTTACTCATTTTTACCCGAAAAAACAAAACTTATCGGTGGCGGTGCAGGTAAAACATGCCTTATACAAGAACCTATTTTATTTGATGCTCATCGTTTTTATATGAATGCTGCAATCATCATTACGTCAACAAGTACAATTGGTCTAGGTACAAAACATGGATGGAAACCCCTTGTTGGACCTTTTATAGCGACAACATGTAACGGAAATGTTTTAGAAAAAATCAATTTCAAAAATGCATTTAATGTATACAAAGAAGCAATAGAAAAAGACAGTAATATACGCTTCGACAGTACACCGTTTTTCAAAATTTCACAACGTTATCCATTAGGAATCGTCCGTTATAATAAAGATTTTATTGTACGAGAACCTGTTACAACCGATGGTCATAATATCGTTTTAGTTGGAAAACTCGATTGTAATTCTGTATTATCAATTCTCAAGGCTGAAAAAGAAAACCTTCTAGAAGCAGCCAAAGAAGCTGCAGAAATATCATATGCAGATAAAGAAGATGAAAACATTCAATCCGTCTTGATGATAGATTGTATTTCTAGATATTCTTTATTGGATAAATCATTTAAAGAAGAAATGCGTGCCATTCGTAGTGTTTATGCTCCAAAGACCATTCTTTGGGGTGTTATAAGCCTTGGTGAAATTGCTAATGACAGCCAAGAAAATATCGAATTTTATAATAGCACATGTGTTGTAGGGACACTATAA
- a CDS encoding PAS domain-containing protein — protein MEELEQRYINMLNIAGHGVWDWNAVTNEVFFSTQWKKMLGYEPDEIHNNVEEWSSRVHPDDFNQCINELAALFSGQIEHYRNEHRILCKDGTYRWILDQGSVVEKNAKGAPVRVVGTHTDIDDLRRALEEAKGH, from the coding sequence ATGGAAGAACTCGAACAACGTTATATAAATATGTTAAATATCGCAGGACATGGTGTCTGGGATTGGAACGCTGTTACGAATGAGGTGTTTTTTTCGACACAGTGGAAAAAAATGTTGGGTTATGAACCTGATGAAATTCATAACAATGTAGAGGAGTGGAGTTCTCGTGTACATCCAGATGACTTCAACCAGTGCATCAATGAACTTGCAGCATTATTTAGTGGTCAGATAGAACATTACCGTAATGAACATCGCATTTTATGCAAAGATGGAACGTACCGATGGATTTTAGATCAAGGAAGTGTTGTTGAAAAGAATGCAAAGGGAGCACCTGTGCGAGTTGTTGGTACTCACACAGATATAGATGATCTTAGACGTGCTTTAGAGGAAGCAAAAGGGCATTAA
- the ybaK gene encoding Cys-tRNA(Pro) deacylase, whose protein sequence is MSSLKKTNAARFLDTLKLSYEMTSYEVDEEDLSATHAAEALGVDASCVFKTLVARDDAKHIIVACIPAATEIDLKALARVAKVKRCELVAVKELLGLTGYIRGGCSPLAMKKNYPTFIDSSVKEHDKVYVSAGLRGAQLCLSPDVLIQASHATCEALIKG, encoded by the coding sequence ATGAGTAGTCTTAAAAAAACAAATGCTGCACGCTTTTTAGATACACTCAAACTTTCTTACGAGATGACCTCTTATGAAGTAGATGAGGAAGATCTAAGTGCTACACACGCGGCTGAAGCGCTTGGTGTTGATGCCTCTTGTGTTTTCAAAACATTAGTAGCCAGAGATGATGCAAAACATATTATCGTTGCATGTATTCCAGCAGCAACAGAGATTGATCTTAAAGCATTGGCACGTGTTGCCAAAGTAAAACGATGCGAGCTGGTTGCCGTTAAAGAACTTTTAGGACTTACAGGTTATATCAGAGGTGGCTGTTCACCACTCGCAATGAAAAAAAACTATCCTACGTTTATCGATAGTTCTGTCAAAGAACATGACAAAGTGTATGTGAGTGCAGGACTCAGAGGTGCACAGTTGTGTCTTTCTCCTGATGTACTGATACAAGCATCTCATGCAACATGTGAAGCATTGATTAAGGGTTAA
- a CDS encoding bifunctional 3,4-dihydroxy-2-butanone 4-phosphate synthase/GTP cyclohydrolase II, which yields MPIQRVKQAIEDIKHGKMVMMVDDEDRENEGDLVYAATFSTPEKVNFMASEAKGLICVSLNEEIAKRLDLTPMVKNNDSQHETAFTVSVDARVCSTGISAYERDITIKILADSLSRPSELVKPGHIFPLIARKGGTLVRTGHTEGSVDLCRLAGLSEVAVICEVMKEDGHMARRDDLDLFCKKHDINIVYISDIVAYRMQAESLVREVTSGLVEFFGTETRKIDMVDHEGNHHIVYAFGDIGKTSAVKFHHILPDNELLANEKKFQGVLKAIEYLKKNNGIFVFIDSEYTTNPELREFGIGAQILKKLGIENINLLSTTKRKDYVGLSGFGLNIHQEIVL from the coding sequence ATGCCTATTCAAAGAGTCAAACAAGCAATAGAAGATATTAAGCATGGCAAAATGGTAATGATGGTCGATGATGAAGACCGAGAAAATGAGGGTGATCTTGTTTATGCAGCAACATTCTCGACTCCTGAAAAAGTCAATTTTATGGCCTCTGAAGCAAAAGGCTTGATTTGTGTTTCATTAAATGAAGAGATCGCGAAGCGTTTAGATTTAACTCCTATGGTTAAAAATAATGACTCTCAGCATGAAACAGCTTTTACGGTTTCAGTGGATGCGCGTGTTTGCTCTACGGGTATTTCAGCGTATGAGCGTGACATTACGATTAAAATTCTTGCCGATTCTCTGAGCCGTCCTTCCGAGCTGGTTAAACCAGGTCATATTTTCCCACTTATCGCACGCAAAGGCGGTACATTGGTTCGTACAGGACACACAGAAGGTTCTGTCGATCTTTGTCGTTTAGCAGGGCTTAGTGAAGTAGCTGTTATTTGTGAAGTCATGAAAGAAGATGGTCATATGGCTAGACGTGATGATCTTGATCTTTTCTGCAAAAAACATGATATTAATATTGTCTACATTTCTGACATTGTGGCATACCGTATGCAAGCAGAATCTTTGGTACGTGAAGTCACTTCAGGACTTGTAGAGTTCTTTGGTACAGAAACACGTAAAATTGATATGGTAGATCATGAAGGAAATCATCATATTGTTTACGCATTTGGTGACATTGGTAAAACAAGTGCGGTAAAATTCCATCACATCTTGCCAGATAACGAACTATTAGCCAATGAGAAAAAGTTCCAAGGTGTTTTAAAAGCGATCGAGTATCTTAAAAAGAACAATGGTATTTTTGTCTTTATCGATAGCGAATACACTACAAATCCAGAACTGAGAGAATTTGGTATTGGTGCGCAAATTTTGAAAAAATTAGGCATTGAAAATATCAATTTACTTTCTACGACTAAACGCAAAGATTATGTTGGATTATCTGGTTTTGGGCTGAATATTCATCAAGAGATTGTTTTGTAA